The following are encoded in a window of Ruminiclostridium herbifermentans genomic DNA:
- the lepB gene encoding signal peptidase I has protein sequence MENRNNENGNDENLDIDINNIGNENKNDTNINDIDNNNQDGTTDNDIQKHIDSSISNESEISEADQNDENTTDNIDNKETIVKKKNSIGREIFEWVMVIVAALVISMFIKAFIFSTYKVNMVSMENTLFEGHNVIVYKTGYFFNEPDHGDIIVFMHEEGKIKNFFKYLPIRNPGEVDYIKRVIGLPGDQIDIREDGFVYRKSEGDSDFVKLEEPYVKSLTDTKGMQLPFTVPEGQLFVMGDNRQQSLDSRQIGTIDMDTVIGKAVLRIWPLSEFGGLYD, from the coding sequence ATGGAAAACAGAAATAATGAGAATGGAAATGATGAAAATTTAGATATTGATATCAATAATATAGGTAATGAAAATAAAAATGATACTAATATCAATGATATTGACAATAATAATCAAGATGGTACTACTGACAATGATATTCAAAAACATATTGACAGTAGTATTTCAAATGAATCGGAGATAAGCGAAGCTGATCAAAATGATGAAAATACTACAGACAATATAGATAATAAAGAAACTATAGTTAAAAAGAAAAACTCAATAGGACGAGAGATTTTTGAATGGGTAATGGTTATTGTTGCAGCACTTGTTATATCAATGTTTATAAAAGCATTTATATTTTCAACCTATAAGGTAAATATGGTATCAATGGAGAATACTCTTTTCGAAGGTCATAATGTAATTGTTTATAAGACAGGCTATTTCTTCAATGAACCTGACCATGGAGATATAATAGTATTTATGCATGAAGAGGGCAAGATTAAGAACTTCTTTAAATATTTACCTATTAGAAACCCTGGAGAGGTAGATTATATAAAGAGAGTAATAGGTTTACCTGGCGATCAGATTGACATACGAGAAGATGGTTTTGTGTATCGTAAATCAGAAGGAGATAGTGATTTTGTAAAGTTAGAAGAACCATATGTAAAAAGCCTTACTGATACAAAAGGTATGCAGTTGCCATTTACAGTACCCGAGGGGCAGTTGTTTGTAATGGGTGATAATAGACAACAAAGTCTAGATTCAAGACAAATTGGAACAATAGACATGGACACAGTTATTGGTAAAGCAGTATTACGTATTTGGCCATTATCAGAGTTTGGCGGATTGTATGATTAA